One genomic region from Thalassomonas viridans encodes:
- the add gene encoding adenosine deaminase: MNYFNIPKIDLHCHLDGSVRPQTILELARQQKLSLPSEDIHEIQTLMVAPETCPNLDEYLSRFELPLSVMQTQEAIERISFEVFEDAAKENVKYLEVRFGPQLHQQLGLTFDQIIGSAVKGMKKAEQRYDIHGNYILSILRTLPKDDIRDIIDAGQKYLNNGVVAFDLAGSELPGFCHEFVPYAQYAVEKGYRVTIHAGEQGSGQNVYDAVSLLGAERIGHGIHIKGHEQAYDLVKDQAIALETCPSSNVQTKAVDTLGQHPVKAFHKDGVLITINTDNRTVSNTTMTDEVRKVVEEFDLTRQEYFDIYKVSIEHSFASERVKQHLRAFVE, encoded by the coding sequence ATGAATTATTTTAATATCCCCAAAATCGATCTACATTGCCACCTGGACGGCAGCGTTCGCCCGCAAACCATTCTTGAACTTGCCCGGCAGCAAAAGCTGTCGCTGCCCAGTGAAGATATCCATGAAATTCAAACCCTGATGGTGGCGCCGGAAACCTGTCCCAACCTGGATGAGTACCTGAGCCGTTTCGAACTGCCGCTGTCTGTGATGCAGACACAGGAAGCGATCGAGCGTATCTCCTTTGAAGTATTTGAAGATGCCGCCAAAGAAAACGTGAAATACCTGGAAGTGCGTTTTGGCCCCCAGCTACACCAACAACTGGGACTGACCTTTGACCAGATCATCGGCAGTGCCGTCAAGGGCATGAAAAAAGCCGAACAGCGCTACGACATACACGGCAATTATATTTTGTCGATCTTAAGAACCCTGCCTAAAGACGATATCAGGGATATTATCGATGCCGGGCAAAAATACCTGAATAACGGCGTGGTCGCCTTTGACCTGGCCGGCAGCGAACTGCCCGGCTTCTGTCATGAGTTTGTACCCTATGCCCAATACGCCGTTGAAAAAGGTTACCGGGTGACCATTCACGCCGGGGAGCAGGGCAGCGGCCAGAATGTTTATGATGCCGTCTCCCTGCTGGGGGCCGAACGTATCGGGCATGGTATTCATATCAAGGGCCACGAACAGGCTTATGATCTGGTGAAAGACCAGGCCATTGCCCTGGAAACCTGTCCGAGCAGCAATGTCCAGACCAAAGCCGTGGACACCCTGGGCCAGCACCCGGTAAAAGCCTTCCATAAAGACGGGGTGTTGATCACCATAAATACCGACAACCGCACGGTTTCCAACACCACGATGACGGATGAAGTACGTAAAGTCGTCGAAGAATTTGACTTAACCCGCCAGGAGTATTTTGACATCTACAAGGTCAGTATCGAGCATTCGTTTGCTTCAGAGCGGGTAAAACAGCATTTACGGGCATTTGTCGAGTAA
- a CDS encoding ATP-binding protein: MSYYKPKRSLGQFYSFVTGAYKHNMFKGGIADKLGNGYESKWIVKYLILLASGKAEWFKFEGLDAEYTGFEFACGINGRTEWHQTKNNCPTGNWSINALASKGVLKAFANRLGNDPTAHCFFISQDNAKDFRTLSEKSRIANDLPQLEVNLSEKQEEALTELRKYWNVDGTTLFDWLNRSIVEIIPERELDTFIDCYGDLYFQDGKGTYSFLRGILEENFNAKLTIDGLREQISIKGTLAFKSWLFDSTLKKKVDEETEAYLDSYLPFGFSGTTIERQIENDVVDVILNQQSDIDIVFITGSAGVGKSGINRGVLKKLIDIEIPVLAFRIDQFLSCNNKEELGLQLTGRQESPVTTLKTLSPDDVAVLFIDQVDAVSDISGREGNVKKVLLRLLEDAKLFGTIKVVMSCRTFDLNNDARLKDIYDQDAVSNIEVPQLDWDSEIQPLLAEKGVELQQLTDKQKQLLSLPINLTIFLNVYEPGFSFSSTTILYDTFLNKKQRHISSTSRPNWTLAQVLAELSQWMSEKQQLLAPTQILDKYPNALEVLSSEGLITSFRHNVNFFHESFFDYIYARSFVTSNTNIYEMLCSGEQYLFRRTQVRQILEALREIDSQRYISELSPLLKSDNIRYHIKSAVAQWLRSLKSPTSEEFKLLTELNTEKDKFHPLFKIAALAPEGWFKLLTNNGWLQQYLTHGSEEQIHDILWFLSVNAEKSYEDVMLVLRNALAVNPRIAGKLFPWFNRLHLRAPVAALLGLYLELIDKNPKDFLKNIVSNNLSMNFHGWVESSPDLCGQLIKKVYSIWCSENSDEIPFARDAESIIDTHSLSKIAEKSPLAFIEGTTEVFVYAVTAVLNTDKHHYNFSRRAYSGMNHGFDDFLSKYRKSMIQIASEQPEAAKEYLLLLPAKKHECFMHIYLEVIAVVPESLSYLLPDLVDDELAFEAGFDGAKWLSLANAYKSASPYLNEDQSQLIEEHITNYIPEIMDSFRIYQSVKSGGNDYWQPTNKTAIYYLNRSGYKQWCILETVGRNILNDLSNAKLTQLRRKFSDCKVEKPDHKEASIVGSPLSKSSTEKMDDESWLSAIKKYSEEWTPDRRLGEGGARELASCLHGYAAQNPARFTNLCLKVPYNSNPAYVREILIGLSESENSSITDTELINVILHAHGHPNKPFGEAISRLLRAKPHLTENPDILDLLIWYALNGDSNDDEDVDESNVARESTDIDSLLQGGSRLHIRGINGARGSAWDALHIVFSEISSTEEKVINAIKFAVENEPLVSIRCCIIESFCTIFDKDKTLFSELINQLIDPAHCKTYKPYKSLSPLITRTGIYLFPYVFFHIPELAMELVGKLINSGCEDMHLIGVWLIYCESFRDKNYIETADAYPMTNSEYRKIMASVASNVINWTGSKNRAETLLNDFFHDDDDDIRGIAADSFRNIDKADFIFHKDLCHNFINSPAFIGHSSSMLYKIEDVEVNISDIIISSAEKVINTAIAKRQAGKEFSSDLYQLQDNLKSAYLASEANPGERKQILDLIDLMLVHEIYGVEAITTLDDRY, translated from the coding sequence ATGTCTTATTACAAACCAAAGCGGTCGTTGGGGCAGTTTTATAGTTTTGTAACAGGAGCATATAAACACAACATGTTTAAGGGCGGAATTGCAGATAAACTTGGCAACGGGTATGAATCAAAATGGATAGTAAAGTACCTAATATTACTTGCTTCAGGAAAAGCTGAATGGTTTAAATTTGAAGGGCTTGATGCTGAATATACTGGCTTTGAGTTTGCCTGCGGAATTAACGGACGTACGGAATGGCACCAAACAAAGAACAACTGCCCTACAGGTAACTGGTCAATTAATGCTTTAGCAAGCAAAGGTGTATTAAAAGCGTTTGCTAATAGGCTAGGAAATGACCCTACTGCACATTGCTTTTTTATATCGCAAGACAACGCCAAAGACTTCAGGACACTATCTGAAAAATCACGCATAGCTAATGATCTCCCCCAGCTGGAAGTTAATCTATCTGAAAAACAGGAGGAGGCTTTAACTGAGTTAAGAAAATATTGGAATGTTGATGGTACGACCCTTTTTGACTGGTTGAATCGCAGCATCGTTGAAATCATCCCTGAGCGCGAACTAGATACTTTTATTGACTGTTATGGTGATCTTTATTTTCAAGATGGTAAAGGTACTTATTCATTTCTCAGAGGAATATTAGAGGAAAACTTCAACGCCAAACTAACGATTGATGGTCTTAGAGAACAAATATCAATAAAAGGAACACTAGCATTCAAAAGCTGGTTATTTGATTCAACGCTGAAAAAAAAGGTTGATGAAGAAACGGAAGCTTATTTGGACTCATATTTACCTTTTGGTTTTTCCGGAACCACAATTGAACGCCAAATTGAGAATGATGTTGTCGATGTAATTCTAAACCAACAATCTGATATAGATATTGTATTTATTACAGGCTCTGCTGGGGTTGGAAAATCAGGTATTAACCGAGGAGTGCTAAAAAAGCTTATAGATATAGAAATACCTGTATTAGCTTTTCGCATTGATCAATTCTTATCTTGCAACAATAAAGAAGAGTTAGGATTACAATTAACAGGACGACAAGAAAGTCCTGTTACAACGCTTAAGACCTTGTCTCCTGATGATGTCGCTGTACTTTTTATTGATCAAGTTGATGCAGTTAGTGACATTTCTGGCCGAGAGGGAAACGTCAAAAAGGTTCTTTTACGATTACTGGAAGACGCAAAATTGTTCGGCACAATAAAAGTCGTAATGTCTTGTAGAACATTCGACTTAAACAATGATGCTAGGCTTAAGGACATCTATGACCAAGATGCTGTATCAAATATTGAAGTTCCACAACTGGATTGGGATAGTGAAATACAACCCTTATTAGCGGAAAAAGGGGTTGAACTACAGCAACTGACGGATAAACAGAAGCAATTACTTAGCCTGCCAATCAATTTAACAATATTTTTGAATGTATATGAACCGGGCTTTTCATTCAGTTCAACTACTATACTGTATGATACATTTCTTAATAAAAAACAACGACATATTTCTTCCACTTCAAGACCGAATTGGACTTTGGCACAAGTTCTAGCCGAGCTATCACAATGGATGAGTGAGAAACAGCAATTATTAGCGCCAACTCAAATACTTGATAAATACCCTAATGCCCTCGAAGTTTTGTCCTCTGAAGGCCTGATAACATCCTTCAGGCATAATGTTAACTTTTTCCATGAAAGCTTTTTCGACTACATTTACGCCAGAAGTTTTGTTACCAGCAATACAAACATATATGAGATGTTATGCAGTGGTGAGCAATATTTGTTTAGGCGAACACAAGTTCGTCAGATCTTAGAGGCATTACGGGAAATTGATAGCCAGCGCTATATCAGTGAGCTATCACCATTACTTAAAAGCGATAATATTCGATACCATATTAAATCTGCCGTTGCTCAATGGTTACGATCACTCAAAAGCCCTACAAGCGAAGAGTTTAAACTGCTTACTGAATTAAATACTGAAAAAGACAAGTTTCACCCATTATTTAAGATAGCGGCACTCGCACCAGAGGGCTGGTTCAAGTTATTAACAAATAATGGCTGGTTACAACAATACTTAACTCATGGCAGCGAAGAACAGATACACGATATCTTATGGTTTTTATCTGTAAATGCAGAAAAATCCTATGAAGATGTGATGTTAGTATTACGTAACGCATTAGCAGTAAATCCCAGAATAGCTGGTAAGCTATTTCCTTGGTTTAATAGACTTCATTTACGTGCGCCAGTGGCAGCATTGCTAGGGCTATATTTGGAATTAATAGACAAGAACCCTAAAGATTTCCTTAAAAACATAGTCAGTAACAACCTTTCTATGAATTTTCATGGGTGGGTCGAGTCCTCACCAGATCTATGCGGGCAATTAATTAAGAAGGTTTATTCCATCTGGTGCAGTGAGAATTCTGATGAAATCCCCTTTGCTAGAGACGCAGAATCAATTATTGATACGCACTCCCTATCCAAAATTGCAGAAAAGTCCCCATTAGCCTTTATTGAAGGCACCACTGAAGTTTTTGTTTATGCGGTTACGGCTGTACTTAATACTGATAAGCATCATTATAATTTTAGCCGAAGAGCTTATTCAGGTATGAATCATGGCTTTGACGACTTTTTAAGTAAGTACCGTAAATCAATGATTCAAATCGCCAGTGAGCAACCTGAGGCTGCCAAGGAGTACTTATTACTTCTACCAGCCAAAAAGCATGAATGCTTTATGCACATCTATCTCGAAGTTATAGCAGTCGTGCCTGAATCGCTGTCATACTTGCTACCTGATCTTGTTGATGATGAACTTGCATTTGAAGCAGGCTTTGATGGCGCCAAGTGGCTATCCCTAGCAAACGCTTATAAATCTGCTTCCCCTTATTTGAATGAAGATCAGTCTCAATTAATAGAAGAACATATCACTAACTACATACCTGAAATCATGGATTCGTTCCGCATTTATCAGTCGGTGAAAAGTGGTGGTAATGATTATTGGCAGCCTACAAACAAGACAGCTATTTATTATTTAAACCGATCAGGCTATAAACAATGGTGTATATTAGAAACGGTAGGTAGAAACATACTTAACGATTTATCCAATGCGAAGCTTACTCAGTTACGTAGAAAGTTTTCTGACTGTAAAGTTGAGAAACCCGACCATAAAGAAGCATCAATTGTAGGATCTCCGCTATCAAAATCGTCTACAGAAAAGATGGATGATGAAAGTTGGCTATCGGCAATAAAGAAGTATAGTGAAGAATGGACGCCTGATAGGCGTTTGGGTGAAGGAGGAGCAAGAGAGTTAGCAAGTTGCTTACATGGATATGCTGCTCAGAACCCAGCAAGGTTTACCAATCTCTGCTTAAAAGTCCCGTACAATTCAAATCCTGCATATGTCCGTGAAATATTAATAGGCCTCTCTGAATCTGAAAATAGTTCAATCACTGATACTGAGTTAATTAATGTTATTCTTCATGCACACGGGCATCCTAATAAACCTTTTGGTGAAGCTATCTCAAGGCTGCTTAGAGCAAAGCCTCACCTTACTGAAAACCCAGATATACTCGACTTATTGATATGGTACGCACTCAATGGCGATTCTAACGACGATGAAGATGTTGATGAATCAAATGTGGCAAGAGAGTCAACAGATATAGACAGTTTGTTACAAGGTGGGAGTCGCTTGCACATTAGAGGTATTAATGGTGCTCGTGGAAGTGCTTGGGATGCGTTGCATATTGTATTTTCCGAAATTTCATCAACCGAAGAAAAAGTCATTAATGCAATAAAGTTTGCTGTAGAAAATGAACCATTAGTAAGCATACGCTGCTGTATCATAGAATCTTTTTGCACCATCTTCGATAAGGACAAAACTCTATTTTCAGAGTTAATTAATCAGTTAATAGATCCCGCCCATTGTAAAACGTATAAACCATACAAATCATTATCACCCTTAATAACTCGTACCGGCATATATTTATTTCCATATGTTTTCTTCCATATTCCAGAATTAGCAATGGAGTTAGTGGGCAAGCTGATAAATAGCGGCTGCGAGGATATGCACTTAATTGGTGTTTGGCTAATTTATTGCGAAAGCTTTCGAGATAAAAACTATATCGAAACTGCAGACGCCTATCCAATGACAAATTCAGAGTATAGAAAAATCATGGCAAGTGTAGCCAGCAATGTCATAAACTGGACTGGCAGTAAAAATCGTGCTGAAACACTATTAAACGATTTTTTTCATGATGATGATGATGATATCAGAGGTATAGCCGCTGATTCCTTTAGGAATATTGATAAAGCTGATTTCATATTCCATAAAGATTTATGTCATAACTTCATTAATTCACCTGCTTTTATTGGCCACAGTTCATCCATGCTATATAAAATTGAGGATGTCGAAGTGAATATTAGTGACATTATTATTTCTTCAGCTGAAAAAGTTATTAACACAGCTATTGCAAAAAGGCAGGCTGGTAAAGAATTTAGTTCAGACTTATACCAACTTCAAGATAATTTAAAAAGTGCTTATTTGGCTTCTGAAGCTAATCCTGGAGAACGCAAGCAGATACTTGATCTAATTGATCTTATGCTAGTTCATGAGATATACGGGGTCGAAGCTATTACAACTTTAGATGACCGCTATTAA
- a CDS encoding DUF6136 family protein, which yields MSRYFKLRGQIYYHELKRMLASVSQLFTFLMMILYLAIPASVLTALVSLSVIADTDTPTDQRILYQWGYFILVYVMLSIQKNAILAQSYRPYMASLLIPAGQKHSATFLLTLAAGNLPLLAPVFLLGYIPDWQTFTTQLHFPLFALSVLVIAWISLKNKAFPWLTLCLAPLLLHVGSSHYPVGAIALNSCVLALLLAEAVFEPLLLINRQRQRMRHYWQIRWIAILQKPANLTGRIYFCTLFLALVAYVQYKMVLEANAYIQILVCWVLALVIGSYQFDNEAFYRKYHHYLAGLLNRPRSRYLQDMLPAVFMAFVAGLAMTSGLNFSGEMLVLLPLGVLLTVVGVTKFYRNFFILPSLFYALFLFRLKLA from the coding sequence ATGAGCCGGTATTTTAAACTCAGGGGCCAGATTTATTATCATGAACTAAAACGTATGCTGGCATCGGTTAGCCAGCTGTTTACTTTTCTGATGATGATACTCTACCTGGCCATTCCGGCATCGGTGCTCACCGCCCTGGTATCCTTAAGCGTGATAGCGGATACCGATACCCCGACAGATCAGCGTATTCTTTATCAGTGGGGTTATTTCATCCTGGTTTACGTTATGCTCAGCATCCAGAAAAACGCCATATTGGCGCAAAGTTACCGCCCCTATATGGCCAGCCTGCTGATCCCGGCCGGGCAAAAGCACAGCGCCACATTTTTGCTGACCCTGGCCGCCGGCAACCTGCCCTTATTGGCGCCGGTATTTTTGCTGGGTTATATTCCCGACTGGCAGACCTTTACCACCCAGCTGCATTTTCCGCTGTTTGCGCTTTCAGTTCTGGTTATTGCGTGGATCAGCCTGAAAAATAAGGCATTTCCCTGGTTAACCTTATGCCTGGCGCCCCTGCTGCTCCATGTTGGCTCAAGTCATTATCCCGTCGGCGCCATTGCCCTTAATAGCTGCGTATTGGCGCTGTTGCTGGCGGAGGCGGTTTTTGAACCTTTGCTCCTTATCAACCGGCAGCGCCAGCGGATGCGGCATTACTGGCAGATACGCTGGATTGCCATTTTACAAAAACCTGCCAATCTTACCGGCCGGATATATTTTTGTACCTTGTTTCTTGCCCTGGTAGCTTATGTGCAATATAAAATGGTGCTTGAGGCAAATGCTTATATCCAGATCCTGGTTTGCTGGGTGTTGGCCCTGGTCATAGGCTCTTATCAATTCGACAATGAAGCCTTTTACCGTAAATATCACCATTACCTGGCCGGTTTGTTAAACCGGCCGCGCAGCCGTTATCTGCAGGATATGCTGCCGGCTGTTTTTATGGCCTTTGTTGCCGGTCTCGCCATGACTTCGGGTTTGAATTTTTCCGGTGAAATGTTAGTGCTCCTGCCCTTAGGCGTACTGCTTACTGTTGTCGGCGTAACTAAGTTTTACCGTAATTTTTTCATTTTACCCAGCCTGTTTTATGCCCTGTTCCTGTTCAGGCTTAAACTGGCTTAA
- a CDS encoding ABC transporter ATP-binding protein, which translates to MLLLENVSKSYQKNQVINNLTYRFDEDRYCITGPNGSGKTTLLMLAAGLEMVSSGRIILDGAPVYSALAKRRLGISSDKILLPDFLTPQQLLEFHCAQHHRRFPEDLIEMLDFAGQLTTRVSALSLGNLKKISLMLALVHEPEYLLLDEPTTGLDHQSRDWFLDYLDNYPGRIIVTSHEESFTANEYYLRVLLSELNQYGGRVA; encoded by the coding sequence TTGCTGTTACTTGAAAATGTTTCTAAGTCTTATCAAAAAAATCAGGTTATCAATAACTTAACCTATAGGTTTGATGAAGACCGTTATTGTATCACAGGCCCTAACGGCAGCGGTAAAACCACTTTGCTGATGTTGGCGGCGGGCCTGGAAATGGTCAGCTCAGGGCGGATAATCTTAGACGGTGCCCCGGTTTATTCTGCTTTGGCCAAACGCCGTTTGGGGATTTCTTCCGACAAGATTTTACTGCCGGATTTCCTGACGCCGCAACAATTGCTGGAGTTCCACTGTGCGCAGCATCATCGCCGTTTTCCGGAAGATCTCATTGAGATGCTGGACTTTGCCGGCCAGCTGACAACCCGGGTGTCAGCTCTATCCCTCGGTAATTTAAAAAAGATTTCCCTGATGCTGGCGTTGGTGCATGAACCTGAATATTTGTTGCTGGACGAGCCGACTACGGGCCTGGATCATCAAAGCCGGGATTGGTTTTTGGACTATCTCGATAATTATCCGGGAAGGATCATAGTCACCAGCCATGAAGAAAGCTTTACCGCCAACGAGTATTACCTGAGGGTATTGCTCAGCGAGTTAAACCAATACGGCGGCCGGGTAGCATGA
- a CDS encoding DsbA family protein, with protein MEKPVLYYVYDPMCSWCWGYRPTWQSLQEKLKPVVEIQYRLGGLAPDSDAPMPVEMQHFLQQTWHKISRQLGTEFNFDFWSLCRPRRSTYPACRAALIAREYGKEQAMYLGIQQAYYLQAKNPSDDDTLIEIAAGIGLDKAQFKAALDSREVRQKLLEEIAATRALPVQGFPSLVLAAADRQMPVTLDYHHWQTSYDNILEHLSSFSNS; from the coding sequence ATGGAAAAACCTGTTTTATATTATGTTTACGATCCCATGTGCAGCTGGTGCTGGGGATACCGTCCCACCTGGCAAAGCTTGCAGGAGAAGCTGAAACCGGTAGTGGAGATACAATATCGCCTCGGGGGCCTGGCGCCGGACAGCGATGCTCCTATGCCGGTCGAGATGCAACATTTCTTGCAGCAAACCTGGCATAAAATCTCCCGGCAACTGGGTACGGAATTTAATTTTGATTTCTGGTCCCTTTGCCGGCCGAGGCGTTCCACCTACCCCGCATGCCGGGCGGCGCTTATTGCCCGCGAATACGGTAAAGAGCAAGCTATGTATCTGGGGATCCAGCAAGCCTATTATTTGCAGGCAAAGAATCCTTCCGACGACGATACCCTGATTGAAATCGCAGCCGGTATAGGTCTTGATAAAGCGCAGTTTAAAGCAGCACTGGACAGCAGGGAAGTCCGGCAAAAATTATTAGAGGAAATAGCCGCTACCAGGGCACTGCCTGTTCAGGGTTTTCCCTCTTTGGTACTGGCTGCGGCTGACCGGCAAATGCCTGTTACCCTTGATTACCACCACTGGCAAACCAGTTATGATAATATTCTGGAGCATTTAAGTTCCTTTTCCAATAGCTGA
- a CDS encoding Crp/Fnr family transcriptional regulator, protein MDTLSELAAQGYELFCRLINKQELNSKRFQPDDFLFNQGQEITELYWLESGQFSVGYTADNGRHFSLGLFNADNSLLGDVELLTDTRCQFDVRANEALEAKVLPAALLSEFMQGDPRLAVWLSQSLSYKYQETMATTISRILHPLIYNIALDIEQRFLDARPKVNFAHVYKEAERFGCSERVYRRVVNQLLEMNLVEKTSNQLQVKDIAKLSEFLRS, encoded by the coding sequence TTGGATACACTCAGTGAATTGGCCGCGCAAGGGTATGAATTGTTTTGCCGGCTTATCAACAAACAAGAGCTGAACAGCAAACGGTTTCAGCCTGACGATTTTTTATTTAACCAGGGCCAGGAAATCACCGAGCTGTACTGGCTTGAAAGCGGACAGTTTTCGGTGGGATATACCGCAGACAACGGCCGGCACTTCAGTTTAGGGCTTTTTAATGCCGACAACAGCTTGCTTGGCGATGTCGAGCTTTTGACCGATACCCGCTGCCAGTTCGACGTCAGGGCCAATGAAGCGCTTGAAGCCAAGGTATTGCCGGCCGCCCTGCTGAGTGAGTTTATGCAGGGAGATCCCAGGCTGGCGGTCTGGCTCAGCCAGTCTTTGTCGTATAAATACCAGGAAACCATGGCGACCACCATCAGCCGGATATTGCATCCGCTGATTTACAACATCGCCCTGGATATCGAGCAAAGGTTTCTCGATGCCAGGCCTAAGGTGAACTTTGCCCACGTTTATAAGGAAGCTGAGCGTTTTGGCTGCTCGGAGCGGGTTTACCGCCGGGTGGTTAACCAGCTGCTGGAGATGAATTTGGTGGAAAAAACCAGTAATCAGCTGCAGGTGAAAGACATAGCCAAGCTCTCGGAGTTTTTAAGGTCTTAG
- a CDS encoding DUF1643 domain-containing protein, whose protein sequence is MRKTPESPVMARSAVFSPCRRYRYQLGREWSGGGKTCVFIGLNPSKADETRDDPTIRRCIRYAREWGYDRLVMVNLFAYRSTKPAWLARADNPVGEENNKYLLKVCRSADLLIAAWGNHGALHRRDQAVKQLLSEFVIKCLKLTKLGHPAHPLFLPKSVKPVAFQY, encoded by the coding sequence ATGAGGAAGACGCCTGAAAGCCCGGTGATGGCAAGAAGTGCGGTATTTTCCCCATGCCGCAGATATCGTTATCAATTAGGGCGTGAATGGTCTGGTGGCGGCAAAACGTGCGTCTTTATTGGTTTGAATCCGTCAAAAGCAGACGAAACCAGGGATGATCCGACGATTCGCCGGTGTATCCGCTATGCCCGGGAGTGGGGTTATGACCGTTTGGTTATGGTTAATCTGTTCGCCTATCGCAGCACTAAGCCGGCTTGGTTGGCACGGGCGGATAATCCGGTAGGAGAGGAAAATAACAAGTATCTGCTGAAAGTGTGCCGAAGTGCCGATTTGCTTATCGCAGCCTGGGGCAATCACGGAGCTCTGCACAGGCGCGATCAAGCCGTAAAACAACTATTGTCCGAATTCGTTATCAAGTGTCTGAAACTCACCAAGCTGGGCCATCCGGCCCACCCGCTGTTCTTGCCGAAAAGCGTCAAGCCGGTTGCTTTTCAATATTAG
- a CDS encoding glycosyltransferase, with translation MVPDIIQAFHHYRQKYDKGRLLFVGGEISGKFRLSDYLDESLDDAIEVRRFIPNWEVPCLLNSLSCLIYTKSGYKVAQHAAIMLLEAVACNTPVIATEESLLGYPDILLDYAQLAFVDPDAGAEAISFAMAETAEAGRKGAVPGHKAYFEQGYARYVDSWYQCLHDAASGSDKK, from the coding sequence ATTGTTCCCGATATTATTCAGGCGTTCCACCATTACCGGCAGAAATACGACAAAGGGCGGTTATTGTTTGTCGGCGGGGAAATCAGCGGTAAATTCCGCCTCAGCGATTACCTCGACGAGTCTCTTGATGACGCCATCGAGGTACGCCGCTTTATCCCGAACTGGGAAGTGCCGTGCCTGCTTAACAGCCTGAGCTGCCTTATCTATACCAAGTCCGGCTATAAGGTGGCGCAACATGCGGCCATCATGCTGCTCGAAGCCGTTGCCTGCAATACCCCGGTGATTGCCACCGAAGAATCCCTGCTCGGTTACCCGGATATTCTGCTGGACTATGCCCAGCTGGCCTTTGTGGACCCCGATGCCGGGGCAGAGGCCATCAGTTTTGCTATGGCGGAAACGGCGGAAGCCGGACGCAAAGGCGCAGTGCCGGGACATAAAGCCTACTTTGAGCAAGGCTATGCACGGTATGTCGACTCCTGGTACCAATGCCTGCATGATGCCGCATCCGGCAGCGATAAAAAATAA
- a CDS encoding DUF4157 domain-containing protein, whose translation MLTFATTPQARTFAPGKVKNRSRPKPGHSRKIRSLLRGILTGREMSPLLTASHTPVLSRQQETANTSANAYEREADRVADHVMNKPVARQEPGQASPANEEYEATDNVAIQAKGISGATCSSAANIEDDDDSGQMVQKKAQDGGQSEVTPALKSQLKQGGGNKLPGRLRREMEARFGHSFSQVRIHTDGQAVKMTRQLNAEAFASGNHIYLNSGKFNPGSFAGKWLLAHELTHVLQQRNSQNKRVDAMPISSVRSLAVQRYKLKGFPAAKEAQMHTAIATAIATVSSCSYLSWLGKLLIKTALRKLRYDYVPDLGLCGWTFPASWYIEIGKEAFNHSKCCDLAATLAHEASHTEWYTEGRARKMECKCFGCSC comes from the coding sequence ATGCTCACATTTGCAACGACACCACAAGCCAGAACTTTTGCTCCCGGAAAAGTGAAAAACCGCTCCAGGCCAAAACCCGGCCATAGCCGTAAAATCAGGTCGCTTCTGCGCGGCATTCTCACCGGCCGGGAAATGAGCCCGTTACTGACGGCCTCCCATACCCCGGTCCTAAGCAGGCAACAGGAAACGGCTAACACATCCGCAAATGCCTATGAACGGGAAGCCGACCGGGTTGCAGACCATGTGATGAACAAGCCTGTTGCCCGACAGGAGCCGGGGCAAGCAAGCCCGGCAAACGAAGAGTATGAAGCTACCGATAATGTCGCCATCCAGGCCAAGGGAATTTCAGGCGCCACCTGTTCATCGGCGGCCAACATTGAAGACGATGACGACAGCGGCCAGATGGTGCAAAAGAAAGCGCAGGATGGCGGCCAGAGTGAGGTAACGCCTGCCTTGAAATCACAGCTGAAACAAGGCGGCGGTAACAAACTGCCCGGGCGGCTCAGGCGGGAAATGGAAGCACGCTTTGGTCACTCTTTTAGCCAGGTGCGTATTCACACCGACGGGCAGGCGGTAAAAATGACCCGACAACTCAATGCCGAAGCTTTTGCCAGCGGTAATCATATCTATCTCAACAGCGGCAAATTCAATCCCGGCAGTTTTGCGGGAAAGTGGCTGCTGGCCCACGAATTAACCCATGTGCTGCAGCAGCGTAATAGCCAGAATAAACGGGTAGACGCTATGCCCATATCCAGTGTCCGGTCTTTAGCCGTGCAAAGATATAAACTCAAGGGATTTCCGGCGGCAAAAGAAGCCCAGATGCATACGGCAATTGCCACGGCCATTGCGACCGTCTCCAGCTGCAGCTACCTCAGCTGGCTGGGCAAACTGCTGATCAAAACCGCCCTGCGTAAACTGAGATACGACTATGTGCCGGATCTGGGCCTGTGCGGCTGGACCTTCCCGGCCTCCTGGTACATAGAAATAGGCAAAGAAGCATTTAACCACAGCAAATGCTGCGATCTGGCTGCTACTTTGGCTCATGAGGCATCCCATACCGAATGGTATACCGAGGGCAGGGCACGTAAAATGGAATGTAAATGTTTCGGCTGCAGCTGCTAA